The following are from one region of the Calditrichota bacterium genome:
- a CDS encoding excinuclease ABC subunit C, which translates to MTSLQEKLEQLPRSPGVYLFKDRKQKIIYVGKARVLRNRVRSYFQSSRNLDPKTRRLVARVHDLETIITDSEMEALILEANLIKEYRPRYNVNLKDDKSFPYIRVTNEPFPRIFPTRKIVKDGSRYFGPYTDVKKMRDLLKVAKRIFPIRSCNLDLNEKNIVAGKFKVCLDYHINRCPGPCEGLISTKDYAEIVQHVINFINGRDRIVLQNLQVKMERFAENLEFEKAAQVRDQIQNLKRFQYRQKMVTPEDIDRDLFAIYSEENDACAVVFKIREGRIIGRHHHFLTGVEGEPLEKILTHLLIRYYQHADFIPGEIYIPQKISDGNHIEQWLRERNEETVKLIVPIRGEKAKLLEMAQHNAKLLLQELKLQKMKEKDFVPHVLQALQRDLHLPTPPKKIEAFDISNISGTDPVASLVTFVNGQPAKSEYRRFKIRSKSTPDDFAMMAEVIERRYSRLLRERKDLPDLILVDGGKGQLSAAVNVLKKLDLANQPIIALAKRLDEVYLPGDPDPQNIPKTSSALRLLQRIRDESHRFAVTVSRSNFTEIYGASEQNILNWTKFPASEKNGSGS; encoded by the coding sequence ATGACATCGTTGCAGGAAAAATTAGAACAATTACCGCGATCGCCGGGTGTTTATTTGTTCAAAGATAGAAAACAAAAAATCATTTATGTGGGCAAGGCGCGCGTTTTGCGCAATCGAGTGCGTTCATATTTTCAGAGCAGCAGAAATTTAGACCCCAAGACGAGACGCCTGGTCGCCAGAGTACACGATTTGGAGACGATCATCACTGACTCTGAAATGGAAGCCCTGATTTTAGAAGCCAATTTAATCAAGGAATACAGACCTCGCTACAACGTCAATTTGAAAGATGACAAAAGTTTTCCTTACATCAGAGTAACTAACGAGCCGTTTCCTCGAATATTTCCAACAAGGAAAATCGTGAAAGATGGATCTCGTTATTTTGGCCCCTATACTGATGTCAAAAAAATGCGCGATTTGCTCAAAGTTGCCAAGCGCATATTTCCCATTCGTAGCTGCAATCTGGATTTGAATGAAAAAAATATCGTTGCCGGAAAATTTAAGGTTTGTCTGGATTATCATATCAATCGCTGTCCCGGCCCCTGTGAAGGATTGATTTCGACGAAAGATTACGCAGAAATTGTCCAGCACGTGATTAATTTTATCAATGGGAGAGACCGGATTGTTCTGCAGAATTTGCAGGTAAAAATGGAGCGTTTCGCTGAAAATCTGGAATTTGAAAAAGCCGCGCAGGTCAGGGATCAGATTCAAAATTTAAAACGATTTCAGTATCGACAAAAAATGGTCACCCCGGAAGACATTGATCGAGATCTTTTTGCCATTTATTCCGAAGAAAATGACGCCTGTGCTGTGGTGTTCAAAATTCGCGAAGGCAGAATCATTGGCAGACACCATCACTTTTTGACTGGCGTCGAAGGAGAACCGCTGGAAAAAATTTTAACGCATTTGCTGATTCGCTACTACCAACATGCGGATTTCATTCCCGGAGAAATTTACATTCCGCAAAAAATTTCCGATGGAAATCACATTGAACAATGGTTGCGCGAAAGAAACGAAGAGACCGTTAAACTTATCGTTCCCATTCGCGGCGAAAAAGCGAAATTACTGGAAATGGCACAACATAATGCTAAACTTCTGCTGCAGGAATTGAAGCTACAAAAGATGAAAGAAAAGGATTTTGTGCCTCATGTATTGCAAGCGCTGCAGCGAGATTTGCACTTGCCGACGCCGCCCAAAAAAATTGAGGCGTTTGATATTTCCAATATTTCCGGAACTGACCCTGTCGCTTCGCTGGTAACTTTTGTTAACGGACAGCCGGCAAAAAGTGAGTACCGCCGTTTCAAAATACGAAGCAAATCCACGCCGGACGATTTTGCCATGATGGCGGAAGTCATTGAGCGCCGCTATTCTCGATTATTGCGGGAAAGAAAGGATTTGCCCGATTTGATTCTGGTGGATGGTGGAAAAGGGCAATTGTCCGCAGCGGTGAATGTCTTGAAAAAATTGGATTTGGCAAATCAACCAATTATCGCTCTTGCCAAACGACTTGATGAAGTTTATTTGCCCGGCGATCCTGATCCGCAAAATATTCCAAAAACATCGTCTGCGCTTCGGCTGCTGCAACGAATTCGCGATGAGTCGCACCGTTTCGCGGTCACCGTTTCGCGGTCGAATTTCACCGAAATTTACGGCGCAAGCGAGCAAAATATTCTGAATTGGACGAAATTCCCGGCGTCGGAGAAA